Proteins encoded in a region of the Pseudomonas syringae KCTC 12500 genome:
- a CDS encoding ureidoglycolate lyase translates to MKLLRYGEKGLEKPGLLDAANQIRDLSAHVKDIAGDVLSPAGLASLAALDPESLPLVPGQPRIGACVGQVGKFICIGLNYADHAAESQMEVPKEPIIFNKWTSAICGPNDDVQIPRGSLKTDWEVELGVIIGKGGRYIDEADAMEHVAGYCVINDVSEREWQLERGGTWDKGKGFDTFGPLGPWLVTRDEVADPHSLDLWLEVDGHRYQNGNTRTMIFSVPQLIAYLSRCMSLQPGDVISTGTPPGVGQGVKPQPVFLRAGQRIRLGIAGLGEQNQLTVPAD, encoded by the coding sequence ATGAAATTGCTACGTTACGGTGAGAAGGGTCTGGAAAAGCCAGGCTTGCTTGATGCTGCCAACCAGATCCGTGACCTGTCTGCACACGTCAAGGATATCGCTGGCGATGTGTTGAGCCCTGCAGGGCTTGCAAGCCTGGCTGCGCTGGATCCCGAGAGCCTGCCTCTGGTTCCGGGCCAACCACGCATCGGGGCGTGTGTCGGGCAGGTCGGCAAGTTCATCTGCATAGGCTTGAACTACGCTGACCACGCCGCGGAGTCGCAGATGGAAGTACCGAAGGAACCGATCATCTTCAACAAGTGGACCAGTGCTATTTGCGGCCCCAACGATGATGTCCAGATCCCCCGTGGGTCGCTCAAGACTGACTGGGAGGTCGAGTTGGGCGTGATCATCGGCAAGGGCGGACGTTATATCGATGAAGCCGATGCCATGGAGCATGTCGCCGGGTATTGCGTGATCAACGATGTGTCCGAGCGCGAATGGCAGCTAGAGCGCGGCGGGACCTGGGACAAGGGTAAAGGCTTCGATACCTTCGGCCCGTTAGGTCCATGGCTGGTGACCCGCGACGAAGTTGCCGATCCTCACTCGCTCGACCTGTGGCTGGAAGTGGACGGCCACCGCTATCAGAATGGCAATACGCGCACGATGATTTTCAGCGTGCCGCAACTGATCGCCTACCTGAGCCGTTGCATGAGCCTGCAACCAGGCGATGTCATCTCGACAGGGACGCCACCGGGTGTGGGGCAGGGCGTGAAGCCGCAACCTGTTTTCCTGCGTGCAGGGCAACGCATACGCCTGGGGATCGCAGGGCTGGGCGAGCAGAATCAGTTGACCGTTCCGGCCGACTGA
- a CDS encoding alpha/beta fold hydrolase, whose amino-acid sequence MSTFNTKDGTEIYYKDWGTGKPVLLSHGWPLDADMWEYQMEYLSSRGYRTIAFDRRGFGRSGQPWTGYDYDTFADDIAELIEHLDLRDVTLVGFSMGGGDVTRYIANYGSERVAKLALLGSVTPFFLKTADNPEGVDQSVFDGITAGLLKDRAQFISDFASTFYGINHGQKVSEGVQTQTLNIALLASLKGTLDCVTAFSATDFRPDMAKIDVPTLVIHGDDDQVVPFEASGKRAAAMIKGAELKVYPGAPHGFAVTHAETLNKDLLAFLQG is encoded by the coding sequence ATGAGCACGTTCAACACCAAAGATGGCACCGAGATCTATTACAAGGATTGGGGCACGGGCAAACCGGTCCTGTTGAGCCACGGCTGGCCGCTGGATGCGGACATGTGGGAATACCAGATGGAATACCTGAGCAGCCGGGGCTATCGCACCATCGCCTTCGACCGCCGCGGTTTCGGTCGTTCCGGCCAGCCGTGGACCGGCTATGACTATGACACCTTCGCTGACGACATCGCCGAACTGATCGAACACCTCGATCTGCGCGACGTGACACTGGTGGGCTTCTCCATGGGCGGTGGCGACGTTACGCGCTACATCGCCAACTATGGCAGCGAGCGAGTGGCCAAACTGGCGTTGCTGGGCTCGGTTACGCCGTTCTTCCTCAAGACCGCTGACAACCCGGAAGGCGTCGACCAGTCCGTATTCGATGGCATCACGGCAGGCCTGCTCAAGGACCGCGCTCAGTTCATCAGCGACTTCGCCAGCACGTTCTACGGCATCAACCACGGCCAGAAAGTTTCCGAAGGCGTACAGACGCAGACGCTGAACATCGCCCTGCTCGCCTCACTCAAGGGCACGCTGGATTGCGTGACAGCGTTCTCCGCAACCGACTTCCGCCCGGACATGGCAAAAATCGATGTGCCGACCCTGGTGATTCATGGTGACGACGATCAGGTAGTGCCGTTTGAAGCCTCGGGCAAACGGGCTGCCGCGATGATCAAGGGGGCCGAACTGAAGGTTTACCCAGGCGCGCCGCACGGGTTTGCAGTGACCCATGCAGAGACGCTCAACAAAGACCTGCTGGCGTTTTTGCAGGGCTGA